CCCTTAAAAGCCGGGAGGAAGGAGTGATGGATATTGATCACATTGGGAAAGCGCTCTAGGAATCCAGAGCTGAGCACCTGCATGTACTTGGCAAGAACAACAAGTTCAATCCCGTGTTCTTCAAGCAAACGAAGGATCGTGAGCTCTGCCTCGGACTTTGATGCCGGGGTCACTGGAACACAAAAGAAAGGGACGCCAAAACCCTTGCATAGCTCTTCTAAATCAGGGTGATTGGCAATTACCAAAGGCACTTGCATCGCCAATTCACCGCTCTGCACGCGCCAGAGCAGGTCAAACAAACAGTGGCTCTGCTTACTGGCAAAAATTGCAACTTTTGGCAGATCATCAGAAAAATGAAGCTGGACCTGACCCTTGAGCCGATCTGCAAGGGCACAGGCCGCTTCCGGCAGAGCCTGTCGAGGAATTCCAAACCCGTCGAGCGTCCATTCAATCCGACTCAGGAACAAGCCAGCACCCACGTCGGTGTGATGGTCGGCATGGCGGATGTTTCCACCATTTGCTGCCACCCACCCCGCAAGATCACTCACAAGACCAGAACGATCGGGACAGATCATCTGAAGGATGACCGTGGCCTCACTCACCATCACACTTTTAAAAACAAATTCTCCCGCAACAAAGCCTCTGGTTAAAGTCGCAGAAATTATTTTCTAATCATGCTGAAGGCCATACGCCGCCTCGCCGCGTTCTGCCTCTGCATCGGCCTTTGTTGGGGTTTGATGATTCCGGCCAGCAGTGAAGCCGCATCCAGCAAACCCGACGATCTGAGCGTTCTGAAGCGTCAAGCCGAAGCATTCACGAATACGAAAGCACGTTTGCCTGAACTCGCTCGTCTTGTGAGTAATGAAGATTGGACCTTCACCCGCAACCTGATT
The DNA window shown above is from Synechococcus sp. CC9902 and carries:
- the purU gene encoding formyltetrahydrofolate deformylase — its product is MVSEATVILQMICPDRSGLVSDLAGWVAANGGNIRHADHHTDVGAGLFLSRIEWTLDGFGIPRQALPEAACALADRLKGQVQLHFSDDLPKVAIFASKQSHCLFDLLWRVQSGELAMQVPLVIANHPDLEELCKGFGVPFFCVPVTPASKSEAELTILRLLEEHGIELVVLAKYMQVLSSGFLERFPNVINIHHSFLPAFKGAQPYHRAWERGVKLIGATAHYVTEDLDDGPIIEQTTVHVSHRDEVSDLIRKGRDTERLALARALRLHLRRQVMVYRGRTAVFA